The following nucleotide sequence is from Calonectris borealis chromosome 5, bCalBor7.hap1.2, whole genome shotgun sequence.
ggAAGTTATAGAAACATTAAACTAGCCATCATCTGTTGCTCAATTACCTTTCCTTCATCCAGAGCTTGCCAATAGTTTCTATCACTAATTTTATGCAGCACATTTCACATGACAACTTCAGGGATTTCTGAGGCTCTTTTTACTTTGATGTTAAAAGTGAGGCAAAGATAgatccacagaggaaaaaaacctacattTGAATTAATGTGATCAGCCTGGAGAACCTCAGAAAAGCTGAAGCTCAGTCTCACTGAGCCTCTGCTTAAGGTAGACCATAAACCTTCCCCAGTCTCATACCTCACTGACACAGCTTCAAGAAGCCCACAGCTCAACGCCCGTGCTGCTTTCAGGCCAAGCTGAATGTGCCAGGACTGCTGTATTGCCGAGGCTCCCGGTTCCTCCTAATAGAGGTGCCAGAGCTGTTAGTCAGGAATAGCTTCATTACATGCTTATTAATCCCTTCATGATTAGCCCAAGATAATTAGCCCAGCACCATCAGAAAGAGCAGAATTCTCTCCCTACCCAACTGCCATAGCTGCATCAACAGAATTCAAAGAGGAAGAGTCTTCATTAAACTACCTATTAACTTAATTGACCCTCTATGGCAATATCTTCCCAGCAAGCTACTTCTCAGCCAGGCGAGCCAGGTCAAGGAATGGATCCTGCCCATGAGAACATACACATGCAGTTTCCAGATGCCATTTCTATCTTAAGTTTTTCAGCTGGCCTTTGAATACATAGTTCAATTGCCCAATGAGGACATCTAATGGAGAAACAAAGAAGAACAGAATATAAAACAAGTTACAAGCAAATACACGCATGTCCCCCAACGCTAACAACTAACCCGAGGTCCACAGGCACAAAATTACATCGACTGAAAGTGTGTAAGCAGTTATCACTTGCACCTCAGGCTTGAAGGCTTGCCTTCCCTCCTCTATTTCCCCAGCACTTTCAGCGTTACACAGCTTACGTCTCATGAACCTTAGTCACCATCTTTGCACGCTTCTGCAGCTGCAAAGGTTAATAGACATTTTGGACTCTGCTGCGCAGGAGTGGTTCCAGTACTTCCAATTGTGGGAGCACACCCTAGGTCTGGGAGACAAGAAGGCTGGACCTGAGGATGTTCATTCTATGCAAAAATCACGTTAAGTGGGTGCTTGCTGACTTGTTATTGCTCTACAAGGAAAAATGTAATGGCtagtttgagaagggaaaaaaattacacctGCAGGATATAGCTACCCCACATGCAGGGTTCCTTTTAAGGGGAAAGACTTCAGAAAGCTCCCCACAAGTTTACCCAACGTGTTtaacaggaaaggaaatgaagTTTTACTTCAAGGAAATTGCCGTGAGCGTTTAATACCAGACTGCTCACTGCTCTCAGCTTCCTTACCTCACTACTCTACAGTTACCTTAACCTCAGTTAGAAGGGAAGCAGAAGCCCCTGCCATACCTGTTCTTGAGAAGGGCCTGATAACAGAAGCAGGAGACTGGGAAAACAAAAGAGTTCCTATGAGCTTCTCGGCAACCTCTGCCAGAAGGGTTTCACTAAAAGTTTCACCTTACAGGAATTCCTCTGGAATTAAGCTCATGCATCGAACCACGCACTCCTAATCAACGTCTCGGCAAAAAGCACCTGTTTGCACAGGCGACCAGGTAGGCAACTACCCCTGCACAGATGCTACAGCCATTGAGCAGCCAGCAGCAACCACCACGGGCAACAGGCAAAGTGACCCAGAGATTCAGTAAAAAGACTCCAGCTGTTAGGCAGGAACCCATCCAGCTCCTGCACGCTGGGGTGGACTGTTATATGGCTCAGggcatttttaaattatacaacTCCCACAGAAAAGATCACATCTACAGATCCCACCACGCCTCATCGTCCAAATGTGCCAACCGCCTGATCAAGAAAAAGGTTATTCGCCCCCTTTATTTCTGACACTACGGTGACTCGGTCCAGAGAACAAGCAACACAGTGGAGGCACTATGAGCATGTACAGCTATTTCAAAAGGAAGATAATGTAAGATTTACTCAAGTGCCATTTTAAAGCTAAATTTGTCAGCTCCTTCTCACCTCTCTGCCCTTTAATAGGGAACTAGAGGATATCTGATTTAAATTAACAGCGGGTAAGTCCAGGCCCAAGAAAGAAGTCGTTACTACGTAATCAGCTTGAGACACTCATTATGGCAGGCTGTAAAAAAAACTGGGGCAAGGATTTAGAAGCAGATGAATAATTTCATGACCACCATCACTTACTTGCTATGCAACTACAGCAACAAAAAAGGCAGCCACTGTTCCAGCCTGAGTATAACCAGCTTATctgcaggaaggaggaaagaattcCCCTTCCTCAGGCACTCCTGTGTACAAAGCCTCCTCAGTCAAGTTACATCTGCGTCCAACCTGGAAACTTTGCTTTCTCACAGCACAAAGCATCCATTTCGGAGAAACAGCAGGACTGGACCTTTCCTCTGACAAGCGCACAAACCACTCGACAGAGAGGACGTCAAACCCAGTAGGGAAACCCTATCCGAAGTACCAATGTAGCTGAATCATCCATACAAACCAGTGGAGACACTTTCACACAAAGCACAGGTCCTTCCTGGTACAAGTTTGATTTGACTCGTTCTGTTTCCTGTAACACagctgaagtattaaaaaaaaaaaatccttccaaaaaaGAATCACCTTCTTAAAAAAGCATACAGCAGAACCTAAAATTTTCTGTGATCAGCATGCCTCCAACCAGCTCACCCTAGATTCGGGTCAATGGGAGCCATTTTAAAAACTTATCTCTTTATCAAAGGCAAGCAAACTACATGGGTTTGACCAAACACTCGCAACTAAGGTATATGCCCATACCACTGACACAAAGCTTTGACTTTTTTTGCCCTATATGGCAACACCAAGGAAATGATTGTTAACCCTTCCAACTTAACAACTACAGCCTCAACAAGACACAGCACTCAAGAAAGCAACTCTCACTGCTCGTGCCCAATTTTCTATGCCTACCCTGCGCAGATTCTCCGTGTAGAGCCCGTCCGTGGTTTGGGGCACAAAGGACAGTGCAGCACATCCTGTGTTCCCACCCTTCTGCAGTGTCTGGGAAACACCAGGAGCACAGCTCACCCCAGAGATCTGCTGCCAGAGCCCGTACTTTTGCCCGTCTGTCCTACCGTTCTCCTTTCCCGTTGAGAGGTCTGGTGTTTGTCCTTACAGACACCCTCAGAACCTATCTGCAGCGTGACAATGGCAGCTATAAAAGACATCAACGCAACGTCTCTATTTTCATCTACATAAATAGCACATGACCACATGAGAAAAGGTTGTTAactctgaaaatactgaaaaaactcAGACTAGATGGGAAAGGTTTAAGAAAAAATAGAGGAGGAAGGCCAAGCACATATCTTACCTCCTCAGTGAATCCTCCTCTGAGCTTTCCTCAGGCATTTCCTGGTTTAAGGCCTCCTGTGATACATTCCCAGGTCTGCTTGAAGCCGACTGGCTGTAAACTCTTTCCCAGTGCCCCGTCTCCTGGTTAAAGACCACTCCCACGGTCCTCTCCTCCTGCGGGGTGGAagagctgcccagctgcagcctgcTAGAGGCAGGAGCTCTGCCCTCGGTTCTCTCTGCAGGCTGCACCTGGCTGGTATTTGGAGGCACACCCTCAAACGTGCTTTGGACCTGCCCTGGTGTGTAGCTAGGCGTGCTTCTTTCCCAGCGCAGCGTGTCATTGTTAAAGGTCAGCAGGTTATGACAAGCGCGACAGCGGTTCAGGTGACCCCGGGACAAATTGGAATTGTTTTCACTGCTGTGTGGAGTCTGCTGATGGGAGGGACCCGGCCGATCAGGCTCAATGTTGTTGTTGAGCATTTCTTGAGCCTGTTGCGACTGGCTGGGCTCCCCACCAATCCCCTGATCTAACTCCTGAAGCCGGTCATATTCCAGGAAGAATCGCCTCAAATCACACTGGAGCTCATTACGGATGCTGGCCGGATTGCTCGGGCCAGCGCTACCACCACTGTCCGCCTCAGCCCCTGGGGCCAGAAAGCCTCTCCCTTCTGTCGCAGAGGTATAGACCGACGCCTGGGaacctccctcctgctgcctcagCACCGACAGCAAGCTCACGGAGGAGGCACTGGTCCTAGGGGGAGGCATGGCTTCCAGCTCTGAGCGAGAGCTCATGTTCAGCACCGTCCTGGACCAGTCAGACCCGCCTAAGCCCGAAGCCATCTCTCTCGCAGACTGTTGGTACCGGGACTGGTGGCCCGCCAAGGGCCCGCTGAGGGACCGCCGCGTGGGGCCCAGGCTAAGGTTGCGCAGGGTGTTGCCAGCAGTGCTGCTCTGAACCGTGCTGAAAGCAGAGGGCCTGTTAAGTatcccctgctcctcctgcgcTACGGATGCCTGCTCTGGGGGCTGGTAAGGCTCTGTCTgcacagaggagaaggaagtgccAGTGGCCCCAGAAGACGTGGAGGGTGCGTTTTCCtggtgtgggaagagagaagaaggaagTCTTGCACTAGAGCATCGGCTGCAAAGGCACAACatccccaggtgctggcagcactCTGCTGTGGGATAGCTGACACGCTCCCGGAGCCTGTTATAGACAGATGCCCTTGTGTTCTCACTGGCTGGAggcggaggtggtggtggtggcggtggtggagggGATGGGGTAGCAGAGTCTTGAACACTGTTTTGCTCTCCCACCTGTATGCCAGAGGAGCGGGAGGACAACATATGCAGGAAGTTGTGGAGGAGAGGCGTGCGCCTCACAGGCTGAGAAGGAAGGATAGCGCGCTGGCGATAATGCGGCATCTCTGTGCTGTCCACGGAGATTTCCACTTCCTCATCGCTCTGCAGAAGGAAGCAATCAAAGTTCAGTCACCTCACGGCAAAATCCTGTACCTCCAAATAAACGGCAGAAAGCCAGCTACCGCCCCAGACAGACGAAAGGATGCAATAAGTCCCCTCCTAGAGGCCTTGACTTGCAGGAAACCAGCTGACTCTTTATTTCCAAGTTCATTTTATGGATCCAGACAAACTCTTCCTACAGCTCAGTGAGCTTTGACAATACACTGTTCATACCAACAGAAGCATCAGCATCTGAGGGTCAGCAGCCGTGGGGAGCACTGTTAATACCTTCAAATCCAGCAGAATGTCACAACAGAcctgaaagagcagggccattgGGACATCCGTCCCACCACTAATGAGATAGTGAGGGCAAAACAAACACACTTCAGAGAGCTCTTTAATAGCCCTGCACATAACACAGGAACGTTCATGTGACCAATTAAGGCGAGACAGAACTCGGCTTAGAAGGACTTCAGGTTTTCAGAAAAGCACAAGACTGCTTAGGAACAGACTAGGGTTAATGTATGAGAGCATTTTGTAATTAGTCAGTCAATACAGGTACTGACATTCCCCTTACCTGCTGGTTAGAAGGGTTAACAATTGCTGTGAGCAAGTAATGTCCCAAGGGATCAAACCGTACCAGcctaaaacaaaagcagagccagagtaTCAATCATCAGTTCACATTCCACATTGACACAGGAAGCTGGACATAGCAGGGAAGAAAATCCCACGTGAAATATTTGCAATGAGAACATTACTACATTACCACGACCATCTTCTGAAGGACCTCAAAAAGTTTACgcattaaagaagaagaaaacatacttATCTAGCTGTAGACTGCAGCTATTTCATAGTCCACAGCAACACTAGATAGAAGTTAAAAGCTGGAAGCAAGAACTGCTGTATCAATTGAAATAGCCAGGAAATTTTAAggaatatgtacatatatattacaAATTGGAATTCAGTACAAAGGGAGAGATTAACTTCCCTTGAATGTTACATCATTGTCTTATTTTAAATTGCTCAAAAGAAGGCATCAAGTTTTCAGCAACGCAGTTTCCTCTACAACTGCACCAAAGTAATAGCTCAGCAACTCTCTTCCAGCAGCTTCTGGGTTCTCTCATCCTTATAGCTGACAAGTTTAATTACGAAGCTTACAAATGAACATGAAGTAGATCTTGGGCATTTATTGGGCACAGGTCAGATTACAAATATGAACAACCAAGCTGATCTATTATTTccaattgctttttttcctgtgcacaGAACTGTTTTTCTACCAGTTGGGTCAAGGAGCTGGAAGCAACGCTTCTCTCTGCTGCCTCAGTGCAGAGGGTGCAGCATCCCAGAGGAACCCCCACACACTCCCCAAATCTGACCATTTTTCACATACAAGTCTTCTCTTCCCCCAGAAGCAAGAACTCACCTGACCCGCTCCATTTCGCTGGCTGTTTTCACCACTGCAAAAGGCTCCCGACGACTCCAGTCCCAGAAATGTATCTCATTGGCAGTTGCAATCAGCAAGAGCTGAGCCGTAGGATGAAAAGCAAGCGACGCAATGGCATTGTTGCTATCTGTGAACCAGCTCTCGCTTCCACCCTGAGTGAGGAGTCAAGAATCACAAGCAGTTTATCACAAAGTTTGAGATCATTAGGTTTTCCACGTATGTGCCGTCTCTCCAAGACTCTGCCTGGAGCATGGAAGCGACGTACTTTCTTAGCAACAACAGTTGCTCTCGTACAAGGTCATGCGTCATGTCTAGAACATAACACTACTTGCAACAACGACCATAGATGTACGTGTCTCAAGCAGCCtgtaaaaatgctgcatttcaaaGCGACCAGGTAAGTATACATGTTTTGTCCCTGTGCCAATCACCAGACTAGGTAGAATtggcagagcagcagcttctCTAACAAAGAGTTCAGATACGCTCCATGGAATGAAAAATGCCACGTCTTTCAAGTAAGCTAAACAGGCACCTTGCACAAAGTTCTCCAGCATTGTCTGTATCGCTCTAATGAAATAAATAGGCACGGCTAAGGAGCATGACCTACCTGGCGGGATCGAACAAAGAATCTGTCACCTCCTCTCTAAACAGAAGAGGATGGCTATGACCTGTTCTATGCTTTTAGAGACAGGTCCCAGCAAAGCTTCCAAACAGATCTCTTACCAGGCAGCGTTTGGGAAACAAACTCGGACAAAAAAAGTCACCACCCACCAAACAGCAAAGGCACATATGTTTCAGGAAAGACTTACGTGTAAATCCCAAATTCTAACCTCCCCATCTAGGCATCCTGAAGCAATGAGGCCCgggatggtgggatggaaggTGACACACCAGGGAGTGCGGCGATGCCCAACCAAGGAATGAACGCACTTGCCCGTTTTCACCTCTGTGATGTAGATGTTGTGGTTCACATGTGTGGAAGCCATTAGGGTCCTGGGAATGCAGAAAGTAGGACAAACGTTAGCATGAGAAGAgtacagcaaaaccagagcatggTTAGCTTCATCTCAACAGGGTCTGTTCACACCTAACCCAGCAGCTCTCCCACACAGAGCTCAAAGGGTAAGAGGCTACTGTTTCACCAACGGCCACAAAGCTTCCTGTAGCCAGATTTCGGGGTCCATGCAAACATGAGCTCATCCGATCTGCAAGGACAAACTTGACCTTGAAAGTCAGAGTGAACATGCAGCTCAGAAGGAACTCCTGAGTGACAGTTTGGGGCAAATAAGTATTCCCAATTCTCCACACTATCTCAACCGCTGTCAAATCAAGTGACACTAAGAGAGATCCCATCTCCATTTCTGCTTCCAATACACACATCATTCTGCTCTGTTCTTTAGTCCTAGGTATCCCAGTGGGTGTGCCACATCACTTGGCACGTTGTGCTAAAACACCCTTTACTCCCTCAAGTTTCTTATGAAATCCCACGGTGGCCGCACAGATCCTTTTTCCTTAGGACTATGCATCGCTTGGGTACCTCAGAAATTAAACACCAACTATGCTCGAAGCTGTGAGATTAGGAAGGTGCGCACGTTCCATCCATGCATGTCAGGAACCAGAAGTTTCACTCGGCTATTCAGGACAGGACAACTCAACGGGCACAAGCCTCCATCACTTTTGTAAGTGTAAGGAGACTGCTGAAACAGGGAACGAACTAGGAGTTAATTACCTGTCTGGACTAAACGCCAGCAAGAAGGTGGAGCGTGGACTGTCTGGTAACTCAACTTTCTGAAAAAGCCAACAAAGCAGGAAGTGTTGCAAGTGTCATATGATCATACTTTAACTGTAAGCCACACAGACAACAAGGGGAACCCGCTGCAGGAACATATCTAGTATCACATCGCTGCAGGAACTCAACAAAGCCAGAGAGCATATCAAGTGTAACACATCAAATGTACAATCACGagacaatttttttcaaatccctgcctcccttcccccacTCTGAGATCAAGCTATGCACCTCTATCCCACAACCTTACCTTGCCCTCCCATTTCATCCATCGAGTTTTATCCTCCACCAACTCCTGCAGGAGCCGCTGAGCGCCCAAGGCTTGGGTACCCCGTTCCCTACCCCACAGGATGCGGACAGCATTCTTCTCCGGTACAACCTTCATGGCTCTCAGCAGTCAACGTTACACCAACTACCGGGAGGAGACACCAGCAGGTTCCAGATGACAACCACCACCAAGCTACAAATAGGCTATCCACATTTCAATTGCTTATCTTCATGGAAACCtagaaagagaagagaatgaTAAGGAAGGCAGCTTTTACCTTGATCATCTAGATGAAGTAAGAGCTTTAAACCCCAGAAGACtagatttaagagaaaaatctatCCTCTCTTGCAGCCTTTGCTACCTTCTTCCATTATCGAGGCCCAATTTTGACATTTCTGTAGCCACAGATTACTTTGAAAGGTTTTTGAAAGCATCCAGCCCTTTCCTTGTACACATGCCCTAGGCATACCACAcctaaagagaataaaaattggCCTTGAaactctttcccttccttccgtCTCTTGCTgtatataataaagaaaaacagatctaTGAAGAGACAGTCTTTATACCTTGAAGATTTAGGTCCTATCTGGGAAGGATGACTAATAGCTAGAGGAATAGTGTTAAAAAATTGACAATATGACAGAGTCTCCAGGGAATAATTCAAATTTCAGTAATAGTAATTATTATCACTGCAAAGGTCAGACGATTGATAGGTCTCAAGTCCAAATTATTTCCAACTGCATCACAGTAACTCACAACGTATGAAAACAACCATGTATTGCACCAAAACCTTACACTGCGGTGGCATCTTGGCCAACTCCATCAAGATGATTCATTTCGCCTGTCTGCACATCATCTTTCCATCTACATTGCTCAACAGTTCACCCAAGTAATGCACAATGGCAAAGATTAATGCTTTTAGTTCACTTTAAGCTGGTAAGGAAAGCATTAATacctgttttcaagaaaaaaagttaattctttaAAAGAACTAAATATAGCGACCCTAATAACAACCAAGTTAGACAGCTTTTGAGTGGTCTCATACATTGGAGTTTGCCAGCCAAAGCTctccagaaaaaagaagtttcttagaATACATAAACCAAGAAACACTGCTGCAATGCTATTACCTTTGATCCCAGCAGAGCGCGCATACTACACTGTCATCTCTTTAGAACGTAAAGATCTAAAGATAAAACCTCCTCAGTTCATGTTACACTAAACAAAACCATCAATAttcaaaggagaagaaagtggcaacttaaaaaagcaaaaaacacacaaacagggaaaaaaggttCACGTACACAAGAAGAGATGAATTGTTAAATGACGGAACTCAGAACGGTCATTagcaaatctttctttcctcccactcTCCCCAAAAAAACCTCCTAAGCAGATGACTTAAGACAGCTGCTGCTTACAGGGAGGAGCTGTCTGAAGAGATAAGCCAGGAGAATGAGTCCTAATAAAGCAGACcagttttcatttgtaaaagTACAATAAAGGGTACTGAAGTGATGAACAAGTAAAAGCATCCATCTTCCTAGAAAAGAAATTCACCGCAAAGAAATTCAAGCTAGCTGGAAATTCCCTGATGCTTAATGTGAACAGCATGGGGACCATCTCTTTTAGAGAAGCTGAACTCCGCAGTGTAAAATAAGCCTTCTTTCGAGAATCTGTGAAAGTCAGCCAAACATTAGGTAGGAATTATTCTCCAAAATAAAAGCCTTACTGGAAAGCAACACAAAAACTAAAGATGTCATGCTGCAAGCGGATTCTTAAAAGCAACTGTACAGATGAAAAAATCCCAGACCCAAAAAAGCCAGAACAAGGATAACTGGAGTAGATACAGCCAAAAGCACAGTATAATACAGGAATCACTAaaccaaatatctttttttcactAAATGCTAATAAATTCTCATCTGGATTCTGCAAACAGCACCAGTCACCCCTGTTCAGGAACGACTGGATTTAGACGGTAAGCAGCATGGAGGGGAAGGATAGCTCAGAAAGATATAGGCAATAAAAAGCCTATTTTACGGGAGGAAAAGGTAAGTCTAGCTTCGTCTGGTCAAATTAAGAAAATAGTAGCTGAATATTCTATATGGGTGCATTCAAGCAGTAAGGACTATAACAACCCAAGAATAAACATACAAACAGACACAAACGGAAGACCGGACTTGCAGCTGGAATAAGCTGGAAGTTTGAAGAGATCTCAAACATTAAGCTTTGGAATAGCCTTTCAACAGCTGTAAAGGACAAACAACATAAATACCTTAAGAGATCCTGATAATTTACAAGCAGGATAACCCAACTACTCATGAGAAAGAACAAGCTCTGACAACCTAGGAACATTTCAGTCCTATCAGAAGGACTAATGTTCCCTGAAGTACAATAGCAAGAAGGAAATCAAGAGGTTTAACAAACACCTTCATGCATGCTACGGCCAAGTTTGCATAtggtaaaataaagaaacagataACACCTACAACTGCAGTTAGAGAACCTCTCGTATTCACTTTACTGAAAGACCAAGTCATCTTCACTATATAAAATTAAGTACCTACCTTAAGACAGCTTATCTGTATCTTTGCAGATGTGTACTAATTTCTTGAACTAATTTGGCTATTGCAAACACTTCATATGTGAGCCTCCTGAGCGTGTATGAACTTGATGTTTTTCCCTCGGGGACTGTCCCTCATTTTTTCAGCTTCCTCTGACTCACCTCTTTATcccatttgaaaagaaaacaaaagaaactcaGGGC
It contains:
- the AMBRA1 gene encoding activating molecule in BECN1-regulated autophagy protein 1 isoform X5, with translation MKVVPEKNAVRILWGRERGTQALGAQRLLQELVEDKTRWMKWEGKKVELPDSPRSTFLLAFSPDRTLMASTHVNHNIYITEVKTGKCVHSLVGHRRTPWCVTFHPTIPGLIASGCLDGEVRIWDLHGGSESWFTDSNNAIASLAFHPTAQLLLIATANEIHFWDWSRREPFAVVKTASEMERVRLVRFDPLGHYLLTAIVNPSNQQSDEEVEISVDSTEMPHYRQRAILPSQPVRRTPLLHNFLHMLSSRSSGIQVGEQNSVQDSATPSPPPPPPPPPPPPASENTRASVYNRLRERVSYPTAECCQHLGMLCLCSRCSSARLPSSLFPHQENAPSTSSGATGTSFSSVQTEPYQPPEQASVAQEEQGILNRPSAFSTVQSSTAGNTLRNLSLGPTRRSLSGPLAGHQSRYQQSAREMASGLGGSDWSRTVLNMSSRSELEAMPPPRTSASSVSLLSVLRQQEGGSQASVYTSATEGRGFLAPGAEADSGGSAGPSNPASIRNELQCDLRRFFLEYDRLQELDQGIGGEPSQSQQAQEMLNNNIEPDRPGPSHQQTPHSSENNSNLSRGHLNRCRACHNLLTFNNDTLRWERSTPSYTPGQVQSTFEGVPPNTSQVQPAERTEGRAPASSRLQLGSSSTPQEERTVGVVFNQETGHWERVYSQSASSRPGNVSQEALNQEMPEESSEEDSLRRRLLESSLISLSRYDGAGSREHPIYPDPARLSPAAYYAQRMIQYLSRRDSIRQRSMRYQQNRLRSSSSSSSTSENSSPSVEGNDLEFEDFERDNGDRSRHRAPRNARMSAPSLGRFVPRRFLLPEYLPYAGIFHERGQPGLATHSSVNRVLAGAVIGDGQSAVASNIANTTYRLQWWDFTKFDLPEISNASVNVLVQNCKIYNDASCDISADGQLLAAFIPSSQRGFPDEGILAVYSLAPHNLGEMLYTKRFGPNAISVSLSPMGRYVMVGLASRRILLHPSTEHMVAQVFRLQQPHGGETSMRRVFNVLYPMPADQRRHVSINSARWLPEPGLGLAYGTNKGDLVICRPEALNSGVEYHWDQLNENVFAVHSSSRSTERPG
- the AMBRA1 gene encoding activating molecule in BECN1-regulated autophagy protein 1 isoform X4 — its product is MASTHVNHNIYITEVKTGKCVHSLVGHRRTPWCVTFHPTIPGLIASGCLDGEVRIWDLHGGSESWFTDSNNAIASLAFHPTAQLLLIATANEIHFWDWSRREPFAVVKTASEMERVRLVRFDPLGHYLLTAIVNPSNQQSDEEVEISVDSTEMPHYRQRAILPSQPVRRTPLLHNFLHMLSSRSSGIQVGEQNSVQDSATPSPPPPPPPPPPPPASENTRASVYNRLRERVSYPTAECCQHLGMLCLCSRCSSARLPSSLFPHQENAPSTSSGATGTSFSSVQTEPYQPPEQASVAQEEQGILNRPSAFSTVQSSTAGNTLRNLSLGPTRRSLSGPLAGHQSRYQQSAREMASGLGGSDWSRTVLNMSSRSELEAMPPPRTSASSVSLLSVLRQQEGGSQASVYTSATEGRGFLAPGAEADSGGSAGPSNPASIRNELQCDLRRFFLEYDRLQELDQGIGGEPSQSQQAQEMLNNNIEPDRPGPSHQQTPHSSENNSNLSRGHLNRCRACHNLLTFNNDTLRWERSTPSYTPGQVQSTFEGVPPNTSQVQPAERTEGRAPASSRLQLGSSSTPQEERTVGVVFNQETGHWERVYSQSASSRPGNVSQEALNQEMPEESSEEDSLRRRLLESSLISLSRYDGAGSREHPIYPDPARLSPAAYYAQRMIQYLSRRDSIRQRSMRYQQNRLRSSSSSSSTSENSSPSVEGNDLEFEDFERDNGDRSRHRAPRNARMSAPSLGRFVPRRFLLPEYLPYAGIFHERGQPGLATHSSVNRVLAGAVIGDGQSAVASNIANTTYRLQWWDFTKFDLPEISNASVNVLVQNCKIYNDASCDISADGQLLAAFIPSSQRGFPDEGILAVYSLAPHNLGEMLYTKRFGPNAISVSLSPMGRYVMVGLASRRILLHPSTEHMVAQVFRLQQPHGGETSMRRVFNVLYPMPADQRRHVSINSARWLPEPGLGLAYGTNKGDLVICRPEALNSGVEYHWDQLNENVFAVHSSSRSTERPGTSRATWRTDRDMGLMNAIGLQPRNPPTSVTSQGTQTLAPQLQNAETQTEREVQEQESASAGTGEGEGPEYGASGEDALSRIQRLMAEGGMTAVVQREQSTTMASMGGFGNNIIVSHRIHRSSQTGAESAGVEGTSAQQSTSQQLAAELEGRILSESMQLSEHGLSPRTASSGSEGQSAGDLDLPEQAQSSMDTEGPIEYSDLTNNNHLPDSTNFYSNDSTSGESRNR
- the AMBRA1 gene encoding activating molecule in BECN1-regulated autophagy protein 1 isoform X6 — its product is MKVVPEKNAVRILWGRERGTQALGAQRLLQELVEDKTRWMKWEGKKVELPDSPRSTFLLAFSPDRTLMASTHVNHNIYITEVKTGKCVHSLVGHRRTPWCVTFHPTIPGLIASGCLDGEVRIWDLHGGSESWFTDSNNAIASLAFHPTAQLLLIATANEIHFWDWSRREPFAVVKTASEMERVRLVRFDPLGHYLLTAIVNPSNQQSDEEVEISVDSTEMPHYRQRAILPSQPVRRTPLLHNFLHMLSSRSSGIQVGEQNSVQDSATPSPPPPPPPPPPPPASENTRASVYNRLRERVSYPTAECCQHLGMLCLCSRCSSARLPSSLFPHQENAPSTSSGATGTSFSSVQTEPYQPPEQASVAQEEQGILNRPSAFSTVQSSTAGNTLRNLSLGPTRRSLSGPLAGHQSRYQQSAREMASGLGGSDWSRTVLNMSSRSELEAMPPPRTSASSVSLLSVLRQQEGGSQASVYTSATEGRGFLAPGAEADSGGSAGPSNPASIRNELQCDLRRFFLEYDRLQELDQGIGGEPSQSQQAQEMLNNNIEPDRPGPSHQQTPHSSENNSNLSRGHLNRCRACHNLLTFNNDTLRWERSTPSYTPGQVQSTFEGVPPNTSQVQPAERTEGRAPASSRLQLGSSSTPQEERTVGVVFNQETGHWERVYSQSASSRPGNVSQEALNQEMPEESSEEDSLRRRLLESSLISLSRYDGAGSREHPIYPDPARLSPAAYYAQRMIQYLSRRDSIRQRSMRYQQNRLRSSSSSSSTSENSSPSVEGNDLEFEDFERDNGDRSRHRAPRNARMSAPSLGRFVPRRFLLPEYLPYAGIFHERGQPGLATHSSVNRVLAGAVIGDGQSAVASNIANTTYRLQWWDFTKFDLPEISNASVNVLVQNCKIYNDASCDISADGQLLAAFIPSSQRGFPDEGILAVYSLAPHNLGEMLYTKRFGPNAISVSLSPMGRYVMVGLASRRILLHPSTEHMVAQVFRLQQPHGGETSMRRVFNVLYPMPADQRRHVSINSARWLPEPGLGLAYGTNKGDLVICRPELSGSFVSRMPSAVSFSLSGFTDF